AGCAAAATCACCTCGCTTCCGATCAAAAAGGTCAGGGTGAGCGAGAAGGTCAGGCCGTAGGCGTGGAAGAACGGCAGCGTGGCCAGCATGCGCTGGTTTCCTTGCTGGAACTCGCGCACCCATGCCACGCCCTGGTAGGCGTTGGCATGAAGGTTGGCGTGGCTCAACACAGCGCCCTTGGGCTGGCCGGTCGTCCCCGAGGTGTAGAGAATGAGCGCCGGAGAATCGGGCGTCACCGTGTTGGGGGCGGAAAGGCCCGCGCCGTCGCCGCCAAAGCTGCTGCTTGTGAGTTCTTCCCAGGCGATAGTGCCCGCGGCGCGGCGTGGCGCCGCAAGCTGAGCCCGCGCGGCGCGGATCTTCTTCAGCGGGATCCTCAGCGCCGCCTGCTGGAGGCGTGGCATCGCTACCGTCATGTCCACGCTGACAACGGACTCGAGGTCCGTTCCCTCCTTCAACGTCAAGGCGGTCTGGGCGACCTTGTCCCAGCAGATGGCCACCCGGGCACCGTGGTTGGAAAACTGGGGGCGCAGCTCCGCGGCGGTGTAGAGGGGATTGTGCTCCACGACGACGGCGCCGAGGAGCTGCACGGCGAAGAACGCAGCGATGTGTTGGGGGCAGTTCGGCAGGAGGAGAGCGACCCGGTCGCCGGCCTTCACCCCGAGGGCCTGGAGCCCCGCGGCGGCTTGGCGCACCTCCGCGTCGAGCTGCTTAAATGTCTGGCTCCGGCCAAAAAAGCGCGTCGCCGGGCGGTCGGCGTGCGCTTTCAGGTTCGATTCGTAGAGCTGGGGCAGGGTCGTGGTGCCGTACGTCAGGGAATGGTCGGTCCATTCGGGATAGTACTGCAGCCAGGGCTTTTGAGGGTTCTCGAGCATGGTCCCGAGTATAGAACTCGGGCGGTCTACTCTGCCTTGCTTGCCTGGCTCCCAACGGT
The nucleotide sequence above comes from Corynebacterium capitovis DSM 44611. Encoded proteins:
- a CDS encoding long-chain-fatty-acid--CoA ligase, which translates into the protein MLENPQKPWLQYYPEWTDHSLTYGTTTLPQLYESNLKAHADRPATRFFGRSQTFKQLDAEVRQAAAGLQALGVKAGDRVALLLPNCPQHIAAFFAVQLLGAVVVEHNPLYTAAELRPQFSNHGARVAICWDKVAQTALTLKEGTDLESVVSVDMTVAMPRLQQAALRIPLKKIRAARAQLAAPRRAAGTIAWEELTSSSFGGDGAGLSAPNTVTPDSPALILYTSGTTGQPKGAVLSHANLHANAYQGVAWVREFQQGNQRMLATLPFFHAYGLTFSLTLTFLIGSEVILLPAPQINLVMSAIKKYKPTFIPGVPTLFERIVDSAKETGADLSDITTGFAGASSLPAQVIDEWEALTGGHLVEGYGLTEASPILVGNPQSSSRRPGYIGIPFPDTEIRIANPENPDEDMPAGEAGELLARGPQVFSGYLGNEDATRAAFHDGWFRTGDMGVMEDDGFIKLVSRIKELIITGGFNVYPQEVEDVIRQHPDVVDVAVVGRPRSDGSEDVVACVTLAEGAPLDPDSLKDFARERLTRYKVPRTFYHFEELARDPLGKIRRREVQSDLIERLEAN